In the genome of Mytilus edulis chromosome 3, xbMytEdul2.2, whole genome shotgun sequence, one region contains:
- the LOC139516181 gene encoding probable G-protein coupled receptor 75, which produces MPYLFESNDMLSGSSKIYNTVTVLHMMTLKRNCSQEVSSTTSAFVGTVHTASLAVCTVLIIFVLLMGCIGNSVVIYAAVKKKRIRTNFDVLVLNLTGADFITCTFLAPTYLFLLYSEPPVPKMFCGSVLFLGAASGMLSLFTLVAIALHRLARVVGQASGTLSITRTAIILAMIWIFSFTLSVGGTLHVTHNWNPNQKTCQAIINSSNPQLQNFVLFFVAPVTIVSFVIVALSYIIITIMVHRQTDKLSKTVSTPPCKQCRNLIRQNCPSRKCHTCSNSTFPYRDNKALTMCLVVILLMGLCWGPLIISHFVELATGESITLYQVKLCGIALVFLNSALDPYIYAQHIGKIKQRYSKLFKLVLQCCSNNKAPSRLRATDNRKPKAIARMGLDSRFNHDTNPGHNSTRELLDECRTKGNIEQTNFHKNLIMHSDIIRNSNCNKGYDIMKTCLVEESIGFINASCSQGSGRDIPSTAEFQ; this is translated from the coding sequence ATGCCGTATTTATTCGAATCTAACGATATGTTGTCCGGGTCAAGCAAAATATATAATACAGTGACAGTTCTACACATGATGACGCTTAAGAGAAACTGTTCACAAGAGGTGTCATCTACGACGTCCGCGTTCGTTGGAACGGTTCACACGGCCTCACTCGCCGTCTGTACAGTGCTTATTATTTTCGTTTTACTTATGGGATGTATCGGAAATTCTGTTGTGATATATGCTGCAGTGAAAAAGAAACGaattcgaacgaattttgacgtTTTAGTTCTAAATTTAACTGGTGCagattttattacatgtacatttttagcaccgacatatttatttttactgtattcGGAACCACCTGTTCCAAAAATGTTTTGTGGGAGTGTATTATTTTTGGGAGCTGCAAGTGGGATGCTTTCCTTATTCACATTAGTTGCAATAGCTCTTCATAGACTAGCCCGAGTTGTGGGACAGGCTAGTGGAACATTGAGTATCACAAGAACCGCAATAATTCTCGCCATGATTTGGATATTTAGTTTCACTTTGAGCGTCGGAGGAACACTTCACGTAACACACAACTGGAATCCGAACCAGAAAACATGCCAAGCTATAATAAATAGCAGTAATCCACAACTACAAAACTTCGTATTATTCTTTGTGGCTCCTGTGACAATTGTCAGTTTTGTGATCGTGGCACTGTCGtatataattattacaataatGGTTCACAGACAAACTGATAAACTTAGCAAGACAGTAAGTACACCGCCTTGTAAACAATGTCGAAATTTAATTAGGCAAAACTGTCCAAGTAGAAAGTGTCATACATGTTCTAATTCTACTTTCCCCTATCGGGATAATAAGGCGTTGACAATGTGCCTCGTGGTCATTCTTTTGATGGGACTTTGCTGGGGACCGCTTATTATTTCACACTTTGTGGAACTAGCCACGGGAGAGTCAATTACATTATATCAAGTTAAATTATGTGGAATAGCTCTAGTCTTTCTTAATAGTGCTTTGGACCCGTATATTTATGCACAACACATTGGGAAAATAAAGCAAAGATATTCGAAACTGTTTAAATTAGTACTTCAGTGTTGTTCAAATAACAAAGCGCCATCTAGATTACGTGCTACTGACAATAGAAAGCCTAAGGCCATTGCTAGAATGGGCCTAGACAGTCGTTTTAACCATGACACGAATCCAGGACATAATAGTACCCGAGAGCTTCTGGACGAGTGCAGAACTAAAGGAAATATAGAACAAACAAATTTTCACAAAAATCTAATAATGCACAGTGACATTATACGAAACTCCAACTGCAACAAAGGTTATGATATTATGAAAACATGTCTGGTTGAAGAATCGATAGGTTTTATCAATGCATCATGTAGTCAAGGCTCGGGAAGAGACATTCCGAGTACGGCAGAATTTCAGTGA